The Camelina sativa cultivar DH55 chromosome 18, Cs, whole genome shotgun sequence DNA window TCTCCAGACTCCAATACATGGTTAGTTATTAATGCGTTTTGTTTAGCATTTCATCTTTGAACATATCCGTAAATCACAGGAAGAGGAGTTGACCTGAACAGAAATTGGGGTGTTGACTGGGGCAAGAAAGAAAAGGTACTGATTCCTTTTAGTGCACATTTTTATCTCCTTGAAGATCCTTTGTTAATTTGTAACGGTACTTGGtccttttgtgtttgtttttggaattttccAGGATTATGATCCATCTGAAGAGAATCCAGGAACTGGTCCGTTTAGTGAGCCTGAAGCTCAAATAATGCGGAAGCTAGCTATATCATTTGATCCTCACATATGGATAAACGTGCATTCTGGAATGGAGGTGATGTTTCTCTTCTGCTTTAGCTATACATTCGAACTTTTTTAGCATGGGAATAAAGGTCAAAACTTCCGTTCGAATTTATGAGTGAACGATGGATTGCTTGAATTTTCACATTCCGTAAATTGTATAACAAGATAATCTTGATCTGGTCGTTATTATGTATTTGTTAAGAAGTTTGGCGCTGATTCTCATGTTTTTGTTcacattttgtaaattttataacaaacaaatcttgATGTGGTCTTTGTTATGTATTGAGGCTCTCTTTGTAGCGGTTTTGATCTgatttttcatatgttttcaGGCTCTCTTTATGCCTTATGACCACAAAAACATAACCCCAGAAGGATTGCCGACGCAGAAGATGAGGACCTTACTTGAAAAACTGAATAAATTTCATTGTCAAAACCGCTGCATGATTGGGTCTGGCGGTGGCTCTGTAGGGTTTGTCTCTTGCCTCAAGACTTTTTATGAATATTTTCAGAAACTTCAATGCTACATCGTTTACTCCTGAAAGTTAAACCTTAAGGACGCTATTTAAACTGTTTTCTGGACTTTAGGTACCTGGCCCATGGTACAGCTACAGATTACATCTATGATGTTGTAAAGGCACCAATGGCATTCACCTTTGAGGTTTGTGTGACAAAAGTTATCTAAGCTCGACACTTTCATGAAAATAGGTGTCgcatattttaataactattgcTATCACTATCAGATCTATGGGGACAACCAGACCACTTCAAGAGATTGCTTTAAAATGTTCAACCCTGTTGATCTACCCAATTTCAAGGTACTATGTTTTAAATTGTATCAAATCCTCTTGAACATGTTCCCAAAATAGGGAAAAACTCACAACGTTGCTTGCTGTTGTTACTCAGAGAGTTCTCAATGACTGGTCTGCTGCATTCTTTACAATTTTCCAACTGGGACCGCTCCACTTAGACGGAAACAGTTCCAAGGCTGCAGATAAATGGGTGTCTATAGACGAGTATTTGGACGGCTACTTGGTGGAAAGGAAGAACAGATATGGGAAAAACATGGAAGTCATCGATGTCGGAATGCAGGAGATCAAAACTTACTTCAGGCTCTTCATGTTGTCCTCGGTACTTCTGATGTTCATGTTCTGTTCCAGGATAGCTAAAAGCAAGTATAGTAGAAACTCCATACCTGTCAATGTCATGCCATAAAACATTTGGAGGAAACTCTCATTTAATTAACCCTTGtaagttagtaatttttttggttgcaaAACTTGTATTCCTCAGTTAGGAATGTTGTGTCTCATGAAAGACGAACATAATTCGTTGGATTTGAGATTGATTCTTAAGTAAAGGAGCTTTGGTTTAGAATTTCCAACGTATACAGACAGTAGCCGTATCCAAATATGGTCAACAACAGTTATATATTTGTACAGGTTGAATCTTTACATAGACAGAGAATATGAGGATTTGTATCAAAGACTTCCTCGTGTGATGTGTGCAGTCTGTGTCGTTACATCTCTGTCCTCATCTTGTGAGATATGTTCAGAAGCTCGAGATAAATTGATCACTTGAGCTCAAGATAAAACCTTAGCATTCTTCCCTTATGTTTTTATGAGGCTTTTAACGTCTGCTTCATGTATCTTAGAGCTGACCGTAACATGGATCTAGATTTTCTATCTGGTTTGCAGCCTGACATGATCATCTCTTCGTAAACACCCGGTACCTGTAAAATCATCAAATCTTGAAATGTCAAACCCTACTTACTGGTATATTCCCCTatcaaccaaaatcaaagattCATACCTTCTGGAATTTATCAACACGAATGAGAGCTTTCATGAGTGTTGTGTATGTGACCACGTCTGGCTTCACCCCCTGCAATTGTTTTGTGAGAGATGGTTGGTCAGTAAGTAGTTTCATTAAGGTGGGTTCAAAAGGTTTTAGCCAAGAGAAGTTAGATACGTTTTCTTTCATGTACTGCAACACGGCAAAGGCTTCAGCGTCTCTTCTATCCTCACCAAAGGCATTGATGAGGGAATTGAGAGCCAATAAACTCGGCTTTAATCCATCTGATGTCATCACTCTAAATGCATTCACAGCTAGCTCCGATAAACCCTGGCACATTAAGAAATTATTAGGTATCAAAAGATGGTTCTCTTACTGGATACCTCATGGACACAATGAACAGTCTTAATACCCTTTGTGCATATGCATTGATGAGGGCGTTGTACAtggttgatgatggtttcaGCCCAACTGATTTCATCTCTTCCAAGCACTGTATTGCATCATTAAACCTCCCTGATTTGCCATAAACGTCAACGAGTGTTGTGTGTGTCACAACGTTAGGTAGTATCCCTTGGCTCTTCATCTTTCCCAACAAGCTTTTCATGTCATCCCATCTTTCTTGATCTCCATAACTATTGATCATGATGTTATAAGTCGTAGCACAAGGAAAGCACCCTCGCCTCTCCATTGCCTCAAACATCTCTTCTGCTACTATGTGCCTTCCATGCTTACAATGACAATCGATAAGCGTGTTCCAAGTCACCCTATCAGGCTCAATCCCTTCACTTAACATTCTATCAAAAGTCGTCATTGCATGATCAAGACAGTTAAACTTCCCAAAGGTATCGATAACCACGTTGTAAAACTGTCTATCGGGTTTAACACCGATgctcttcatctccttgagaACTTGAAATGTCTTTTGCCACTCGCCTCTATCACGATAACCTGCTAAGAGTCTgctgaaaacaaaagagttagGCTGTACATCACCAGCTTCCATCTCTTTCAACACAATTCTCGCGCTTTCCCATCTACCTGCATTCACATATGCATCAATGAGGAGACTATAGGTATGTTCATCAGGCGAAACACCTCTCTTCTCCATCTCCGAAACCATCGACTCTGCATCTTTTAAAGGACCTGTCTTCACATACCCTCTAAGCAACGCATTGTAAGCTTTGGTTCTTGGTTTAATCCCGCTCTGTCTCAGCTCCTCAAACAAAGCTTCAGCCTCCAGAGTCCTTCCGGAATTCGCCAATGCCGAAATAATCGAGACAAGAGTAGCAGTTTTGGCGCTCAACCCGGTGGCTTGAGCCATACCAAGAAGCTGCAAAGCCCGAGAAGGGTCACCAGATTTAGCAAAACCGAAGATAATATCATTAACAAGCTGCACATCAAGCTCAAGCTTATCTCTTTCAATCTCTTTATACAACCTCTGCAACATAACTGAATCAATCTTGTTGCTACGCGTCAAGGACTGAATCACTAAACTATAGTTGACAAAATCGGATTGGTAACCATCTTGACGCATCCTAGAGATCAAATTAAGAGCCTTTTCGATATCATTGTTCCTAGCGCAAGCACCAATTAAGGCATTGTATGTCAGAGGTGTTAAGGTTTGTTtctgagagagaagaaacgCCTCGTAAAGCTTGTCGGAACGGCCAAGCGCGTGGATGAGAATTGAGTAGAGAAGCTCATAGGAGAAACAGAGGTTATGTTTTTGTAGCCATGAGACGACTGCGTAAGCTAAACCGAGAGATGACGTCGATGAGGATAAAGATTTAATCAACGAGTGCCAGTATGGTGCTGGTACAGCTCTGTATGACTCGGCGAGCTCGAACTCCACCGGTTCGAGCGATTCTGGAGATGTTTCTGATTTGGATTCTGAATCCAAAACTAACTCGACTGGTCCGAATCTGGATAGGAATTTTAGAAGCGGAGAGAAGTCGTAGCGACGGTGAACCTCGGAGGTGAATTCGTCATCGGATTCTTCATTTGTATCTAAACCATTCCATGAagagaagtaagaagaagaagaagaagaagatgatgatgatggtgaagaagCAGAGGCGGTTGCAGAGAAGGCTGAGATTGGCGGTTGGGAGACgcggtggtggtgatggtggtgagTGAGGAAGTAGAGAGGGTGAAATCGAGATGAGACCAGTGGAGGAGGTTGCAAGAGAAgcatagtcttcttcttcttcttcttcttcttcttcaatggcgTGTCGTGAGTAgtgaagaagaatttttttttttttggttgggtttTATCGTTTTTAGTGGTTGCGAGTAAAGTggatgtgttgtgttgtgttgtgttgtgtgtcCTATCGTATCGTCTGCTACTGTCCATCTCTCTCTCCCgtctctaatttttcttttccgtcattctcaaaatttttaatattttctctataacttttgttttagcccaaaacatatttttttgtaactatcCAATTTCTTTTAAGTagaggctttttttttttaatatgctaTTAGAAAATGGTTAATTTGTTGGGAAAAAAAggttaattttgaaattctcttaaaaattcttttttcatatgattcattttagagtatatataatagataatcacataattgaaaataattaataaactaattatGGGCATGTATGTCGGTTATGCACTTGAAATTACATAGCtctccatctttattttttaatcaattttctCTTCATTCTCTCCTCTCTGTTcacctctcctctctcttcacctcctctttctttctcccaCGGCCAGATACCACCAGATCTATAAACTCTACAATTCCTTTcaattttctctttcaattcCTTATTGTTACCACCATCAAATTTAACATCaaattccttttttctttcaattccTTTCAATTCCTTGCAAGGACACACTTTGCAAGGTTTTGGAGTGGACTGGTCggagtgatgatgaagaatagGTGGAAGATGCAGCGGAATGAAGAGATGAATGACAATGAAGGTGGAGGGGGTTGAATGCAGCAGATTTAAAGGGGAACGAAAtgtacttctaagagagatgaaTATCTCTTAGACTACatcttagatatgacacactaagaaataaacaagttgagaagatactaCACACTTCTCTGATCAAACAAGTAAGAAGAgatgtttttgataaaatatttgatgAGTAGAAAATGAGAACTACATGAAGTTTATATAGAAGAGGGAGGATGAAGGAGAAGAggggagaaaagaaaagcatgCAATAGAATGCACAAAGTCGAGCTCATGCAAGGACATGCACAAGTCCACACTCATGCAAGCTCGTGCAAAGTGTCTTggaaattacaaaaacattaaatgcaaagtttgaacaCAAAAGATAGAAATTGGGCCAAGGCATAGAGATGAGCCTTGGACCACGAAATTGGCTGGCAAAGAGGGCTTGAAAGTgctacttaggcctcattaaaaactttGTCAAGCAAAACCCAATGtgacaaaacttgacaagggaaaaag harbors:
- the LOC104760740 gene encoding uncharacterized protein LOC104760740 isoform X2 yields the protein MRRRLIHYAIFLPPFLLLVFGETNPSDSSYVTPINWDLYHSSDDLMEQINSLVHRHPDKLSTFGQHGRELITSELAFRILSILSEEQFLPKNGAALNSTLDKLVIKMVPIENPNGRKRVESGDLCERRNGRGVDLNRNWGVDWGKKEKDYDPSEENPGTGPFSEPEAQIMRKLAISFDPHIWINVHSGMEALFMPYDHKNITPEGLPTQKMRTLLEKLNKFHCQNRCMIGSGGGSVGYLAHGTATDYIYDVVKAPMAFTFEIYGDNQTTSRDCFKMFNPVDLPNFKRVLNDWSAAFFTIFQLGPLHLDGNSSKAADKWVSIDEYLDGYLVERKNRYGKNMEVIDVGMQEIKTYFRLFMLSSVLLMFMFCSRIAKSKYSRNSIPVNVMP
- the LOC104760740 gene encoding metallocarboxypeptidase A-like protein MCYG_01475 isoform X1, translating into MRRRLIHYAIFLPPFLLLVFGETNPSDSSYVTPINWDLYHSSDDLMEQINSLVHRHPDKLSIEMIKSGNKGYNAEVNVVTYCRGGRDSDDRSNFRVLLTFGQHGRELITSELAFRILSILSEEQFLPKNGAALNSTLDKLVIKMVPIENPNGRKRVESGDLCERRNGRGVDLNRNWGVDWGKKEKDYDPSEENPGTGPFSEPEAQIMRKLAISFDPHIWINVHSGMEALFMPYDHKNITPEGLPTQKMRTLLEKLNKFHCQNRCMIGSGGGSVGYLAHGTATDYIYDVVKAPMAFTFEIYGDNQTTSRDCFKMFNPVDLPNFKRVLNDWSAAFFTIFQLGPLHLDGNSSKAADKWVSIDEYLDGYLVERKNRYGKNMEVIDVGMQEIKTYFRLFMLSSVLLMFMFCSRIAKSKYSRNSIPVNVMP
- the LOC104760739 gene encoding pentatricopeptide repeat-containing protein At5g42310, mitochondrial-like; its protein translation is MLLLQPPPLVSSRFHPLYFLTHHHHHHRVSQPPISAFSATASASSPSSSSSSSSSSYFSSWNGLDTNEESDDEFTSEVHRRYDFSPLLKFLSRFGPVELVLDSESKSETSPESLEPVEFELAESYRAVPAPYWHSLIKSLSSSTSSLGLAYAVVSWLQKHNLCFSYELLYSILIHALGRSDKLYEAFLLSQKQTLTPLTYNALIGACARNNDIEKALNLISRMRQDGYQSDFVNYSLVIQSLTRSNKIDSVMLQRLYKEIERDKLELDVQLVNDIIFGFAKSGDPSRALQLLGMAQATGLSAKTATLVSIISALANSGRTLEAEALFEELRQSGIKPRTKAYNALLRGYVKTGPLKDAESMVSEMEKRGVSPDEHTYSLLIDAYVNAGRWESARIVLKEMEAGDVQPNSFVFSRLLAGYRDRGEWQKTFQVLKEMKSIGVKPDRQFYNVVIDTFGKFNCLDHAMTTFDRMLSEGIEPDRVTWNTLIDCHCKHGRHIVAEEMFEAMERRGCFPCATTYNIMINSYGDQERWDDMKSLLGKMKSQGILPNVVTHTTLVDVYGKSGRFNDAIQCLEEMKSVGLKPSSTMYNALINAYAQRGLSELAVNAFRVMTSDGLKPSLLALNSLINAFGEDRRDAEAFAVLQYMKENGVKPDVVTYTTLMKALIRVDKFQKVPGVYEEMIMSGCKPDRKSRSMLRSALRYMKQTLKAS